A DNA window from Salarias fasciatus chromosome 23 unlocalized genomic scaffold, fSalaFa1.1 super_scaffold_20, whole genome shotgun sequence contains the following coding sequences:
- the LOC115383898 gene encoding LOW QUALITY PROTEIN: ras-related and estrogen-regulated growth inhibitor-like (The sequence of the model RefSeq protein was modified relative to this genomic sequence to represent the inferred CDS: inserted 1 base in 1 codon; deleted 2 bases in 1 codon), whose translation MLKNGFHEGGRSLTSRKWSPLKLLVLGAHNTGKTALCVRFVTNASIGEYDRKKDVTYRCSRTVDQESVDLEILDVAWKESSAASLEASIRWADGFLLLYSITQRCSFTEVPRLKTLITRTKQSLVVPTVLVANKADLEIGREVTTEEGQRAGEGFKASVLRCGFRELSVAEAALAVEAAVLQLIRLVLDQQRPLPDRRSYMLTVRHALXQKLTRSKTMQW comes from the exons ATGCTGAAGAAC ggctttcatgaaggaggaaggagcCTAACAAGCAGGAAATGGTCCCCTCtgaagctgctggtgctggGAGCGCACAACACTGGAAAGACAG CCCTGTGCGTCCGCTTCGTAACCAACGCTTCCATCGGAGAGTACGACCGCAAGAAGG ACGTGACCTACAGGTGCAGCCGCACGGTGGACCAGGAGTCTGTGGATCTGGAGATCTTGGACGTTGCTTGGAAG GAGAGCTCGGCGGCTTCGCTGGAGGCCTCCATCCGCTGGGCCGacggcttcctgctgctctaCTCCATCACGCAGCGCTGCAGCTTCACGGAGGTCCCGCGACTCAAGACGCTCATC ACCAGGACCAAACAGAGCCTGG tggttcCCACAGTGCTGGTAGCCAACAAGGCGGATTTGGAAATCGGCAGGGAGGTGACGACGGAGGAAGGACAGCGTGCTGGCGAAGGATTTAAGGCGAGTGTCCTTCG GTGTGGCTTCAGGGAGCTGTCCGTGGCCGAGGCCGCGCTGGCCGTGGAGGCTGCGGTGCTTCAGCTCATCAG GCTGGTGCTGGaccagcagcgccccctgccggACCGCCGCTCCTACATGCTGACTGTCCGCCACGCTC